The genomic stretch AATTTGATTTCAGATTAAATCCAATATTTTTAGAAATAAAATTAGTTAGTAAGTCTACATTATTTCCTTTAACAAGGTTATCAACAAGGTTTTTAGAAATAAAAACTGATTTTGATTCATTGTCAGTTGTAGAATTGTAATTAAATCTATACACAAAAGCACTCATCCCCAAAATCATCCCTTGATTGATCAACTTTTGGAAAGGCTCATCCTGATTAATATATCCTCTGTCTTTTAAGAACATATTCCAGAAACGGGAATACAATAAATGACCGGTTGCGTGCTCGCTACCTCCGATATATAAATCTACCTGTCCCCAATAATCAGACAAATCTTTATTCGCAAAAACTTCACCATTATTAGGATCCATATATCTCAAGAAATACCAAGAACTTCCTGCCCAACCGGGCATTGTAGATAATTCTAAAGGAAATACCGTTTTGTCATCAACTAAATCTGTAGCAACTACTTTTTGGTTTGCTTCGTCCCAAGCAAAAGTTTTTGAATTTCCTAATGGCGGATCTCCGTCTTCTGTCGGTAAATATTTTTCAACCTCAGGAAGTTCCAAAGGCAAAGCAGAAGCTGGCAACGTGTATGGCATTCCATCCTTATAATATATAGGAACCGGCTCGCCCCAATAACGCTGTCTTGAGAAAATAGCATCACGCTGTCTGTAATTCGTTGTTCCGTGACCAATTCCTTTCTTTTCAATCGCATCAATTATTAATGCTTTTGCCTCGTCATAATTCAATCCGTTTAAGAAATCAGAATTTACACAAACGCTGGTTTTAGAATCAAAAGATTTTTCCTGAACGTCTTCTTCAGTTTCTACAACTTTTTTAATTTCAAGATTAAATTTCTTTGCAAATCTGTGATCACGCTCATCATGTGCAGGAACAGCCATTACAGCTCCCGTTCCGTAACCCATCAATACATAATCTGAAATATAGATCGGCATCTTTTCATTGCTGAAAGGATTGATTGCATAACTTCCCGTGAAAGCACCCGAAACGTTTTTCACGTCAGACATTCTGTCTCTTTCGGTTTTCTTGGAAGTTTCTTCTATATAAGTATCTACTTCAGCTTTTTGTTCTTCTGTAGTAATTGTTTCCACTAAAGGATTTTCCGGAGCCAAAACCATAAAAGTAGCTCCAAAAATAGTGTCGGGTCTTGTCGTGAAAACCTCAACGATCTCGTCATGCCCGTCAACATTAAATTTAACCTGAGCACCCTGAGATTTGCCGATCCAGTATTCTTGCGAATCTTTCAACGGTTGTGGCCAGTCTAAAGTTTTTAGACCCTGCAATAATCTTTCAGAGTAAGCAGAAATTCTCATGCTCCACTGCATCATTTTCTTTTGGAAAACAGGAAAACCTCCTCTTTCAGATTTTCCATCTTTCACTTCATCATTTGCCAAAACTGTTCCTAATGCAGGACACCAGTTTACAGTCGTTTCCGCTCTGTAAGCTAAACGATAATTTAACAAAATATCTTCTTTATCAATTTCAGAAGCATTTTTCCATTCTTCTGAAGTGAAGTTTAATTCGTCGTTTTGATTGGCATTTAAATCTACAGTTCCTTTTTCTTCGAAATGTTTGATCAAAGTTTTGATAGATTCTGCCTTGTCTGTATTTTTATTATACCAAGAATGGAATAATTCAATGAAAATCCATTGGGTCCATTTATAATAAGAAGCGTCAGAAGTTCTCACTTCCCTACTCCAGTCGAAAGAGAAACCAATTTTTCTTAATTGTTCCTCATATCTTGTAATGTTTTGTTCGGTTGTAATCGCAGGATGCGTTCCAGTTTGTATTGCATACTGTTCAGCAGGAAGCCCAAAACTATCATAACCAACCGGGTGGAGAACATTAAAGCCCTGATGTCTTTTATATCTTGCATAAATATCCGACGCAATATATCCTAGCGGATGACCTACATGAAGCCCCGCTCCCGACGGATACGGAAACATATCGAGAACATAAAATTTGGGTTTGTCTGTTTTATCGGAAGTCTTGTAGGTTTGATTGTCTTCCCAGTATTTCTGCCACTTTTTTTCTATCTGCTGATGATCGTAAAACACTTTTTATTATAGATGTTAGATGTTAGACTTTAGATATTAGAATTAATTTCACTATCAATTCTCAATCTAGTTTCACAAAAATAATGATTATAAAATAAATGTAAATTTAATTCTGAATTAATTACAATATAATCTTTATAAACAAAAAAATCTCACCTTGCGATGAGATTATATATATTAAAATAGAAATACTGATTATTATTGCGCGATTCTTTTAAAAGTATACGTTGTAGACTTGTATATAGTGGGGTCTGTAGTATCTTCAATTTTCAGATTTAAAGTTTCAGCGTTCAGTAAAGTCACTTTCCCCTTATCCGAAACCACAGTTCCCTGATATTTGATTTCGAAGTTTTTCTCAGAAGCATTATAAATATACGTGAAGTTACGCTCAGAAGTTGTGCTACAAGTTGGCGTTATTGTACCCGCCATATCTTTGTTGGTTCTTTTACCAGAAGAATTTTCATTAAAAACCCATCTTCCTTCTTTCTGACAGTCTGTATAAACTATTTCATCAGAAAATCCGGATCCGTCAGCGGGAACCTGCGTTCTTACTTCTTTTGTTGGAGACCAGGTTCCTACAAGAGGAAATACCTGTTCTGGTGCGTCGTCGTCGTTACATCCTGTAAAAGCTAATAATGATAATCCTGCAAATAATGCTAATTTCTTCATAGATCAAATTTTTCAAGCGTTAAAATTATGATTTTTTTTAAAAATTCAATCATTTTTTTTGAATTTTGATATATAATTTCCAATTCATTGAAAATTCCCCTAATAAAACTGATTACCAAAAACCTTATATTTGCAAAAAAAACACGTGCCTGAAGTTTCCATCATTACACCTTGCTATAATTCTTCTCTTTTTTTAGAAGAAACGATCAGCTCAGTAATGAATCAAACTTTTACCGATTGGGAATGGCTCATTACAGACGACCAGTCAACAGATAAATCAGTTGAAATTATTCAAAAACATCAAGATCACAGAATAAAACTGATTATTGCCGAAAAAAACGGAGGTGCAGGCCATGCAAGAAATCTTTCTTTACAAAAAGCTTCCGGAAGATTTATCACTTTCCTTGATGCTGATGATTTTTGGGAACCTAATTTTCTTAAGGAAATGGTCAATTTTATGAAGCTTGAAAATGCAGAAATTGCCTACGCTAATTACGCTAGATGTGATGAAAATTTAATTCCAAAGCTTGAAGATTTTAAAGCCGATAAAGAAGTTACTTTCAACAATTTACTTAAAACCTGCAGACTTTCACTTCTCTCATCGATGTACGATTCACAAAGAGTCGGAAAAGAGTACTTCCCGGAAGGCAGTAAAAGAGAAGATCATGTAATGTGGCTCAATTTATTAAAGAAAATCCCGTCAGGAAAGCCACTTCCAAAAACAATGGCAAAATATAGAATGCACGAAAACAGCATCTCAAGAAAAAAACAGAATATCATCAAAGATCAATATCTCGTTTATAAAGACTTCATGAGATTTTCTACATTAAAATCATTGTACTACACTGCAAACTGGGCATTAAACGGATTTATAAAGTATTCGAAAATATTTAATTAATGGAGTATTCTAAAGAATTTAAAGCCGCTTTGAGCCAGCTTTCACCAGCAGAAAAAGACCGTTTAATTTTCAGATTACTGAGAAAAGACGAAATCTTATCTAAAAAATTATATTTTGAATTAATTGATGAAGAAACCGTTGATCAGAAGCGTGATGCAATGGAAGAATTGATTAAAGAAAAAGTAGAATATGCTTCTAAATATATCAGCAATCAAAAATATTTTATTGTACTGATCAGGAAAATAAGTGCACAAATTACCGAACATGTAAAGGTAACGACAGATAAATTCGGTGACATCAGTTTAAATCTTTTATTGATCAATGAAATACTGGAAAGCAACGAAAAACTGAGCCGACAGAAATTCAATGATGTCTACAAACTTTATCTATACATGATTAATAAAATAGTAAAAGCATTAGCCTTAACTAAAAAATTAGATGAAGATTACTGGATGGAAATTGATGAGTACCTTTCAGTTGCGTACAATAAAATCACTGCTAATATTTATCTTGAAAAACTTTTTATCAATAACGGAATAGATTTTAACTGGCTTAATGCCGATAGAATTCCGGATCATTTTGATTTGATCATTAAAGATATTAAGAATCAGGGATTTTTAAAATGATAAAATTTTCTGAAGAATGAGTTCTGAAGAATTAGGTTGCTTCGTAACAAATTGTTCTGCATTTTCAGACATTTCCAAGAGCATTTTTTCATTTTTAAATAGATCCAAAACAAAATAAGCTGCTGACTTTTCATCTTCAAAAGACTTTCCGCCTTTAGCTAAAATTAAATTGTCTGCTTCAGGGTTTTTCTTATAATGATTTCCAAAAATTACAGGTACACCGAAAGTTGCTGCTTCCAGAATATTATGGAGTCCCGCCTCATGAAAACCTCCACCTACGCTAGCCACATCAGCGTAAGAATAAAGTTTTGACAATAATCCGATGCTGTCGATGATCAATGTTTGAGAGTCTGAGGATTGGAGAGTTGGAGAGGATTTCAATTCGCTGTATAAAATCGCTGAAGGAAAGATTTGTTTTAAATTTTCTACTCTTTTTAGGTCGTGTGGAGCAATTATTATTTTTAAATCCTTATTTTTTTCGGAGATCATTTTGGCAATTTTTTCTTCCGCCTGCCATGAACTACCAAAAACAATTGTCTTTTTATTACTGATAAATTCTTCAACGAAATCGACATGATTATCACGAAGTCTTAATTGTTTTACTCTGTCGAATCTGGTATCTCCGGTTACCGAAGATTTTAGTAGACCAATATTTTTAGCCAAAACATATGAGTGCTGCGTCTGATGAAAAAACCATGTTATATTTTGTTTCAGCTGTTTTACAAACCACTTTCCATACGTTGTGAAGAAAGACTGTCTTTCATAAAACAATGCAGAAATCACAAAAGTTTTTACATTTTTACGTTTAAGCTCAGCCAGAAGATTATACCAATAATCGTATTTTACAGTAAAAAACAATTCACAGTCAAATTGAGAAACAAATTCTTTTACGGTACTTTCTTTATCGAAAGGAAGATAACAAACAGCATCTGCAAGATGCTTTTTCTTAACCACATTTTCATATCCCGATGGTGAAAAGAACGTGATCAGAATTTTATGATTCGGAAAGTTTTTTGTCAGTTTTTGTAAAACAGGAAGTCCCTGTTCGTATTCTCCAAGACTTGCAGCATGCATCCACAAAACTTTATCTGACGGTGAAAATAATGACTTTACAATATCTAAAGATTGCTTTCTTCCTTCAACGCCTTTTTTAGTTTTATCATTAAACAACGACAAAACTTTCATTCCGAAAATGAGAAGATTTACAAATATGGAATATAAAATAGCCATAGATTATTTATAAATATATGCAGAAATAAACGCAACCATTAAACTCAGAAAAATAACAGGAAGCACAAGTAAAATAGGAACTCTCGCTTTTGAATCAGCATTAAAGCTATATCTGATTGTATAATCCTGAATATTTAAAAACAATAAAAGAACTAAAAACAAAAGCCATTTTACAAACAGTATCATAATAAAATACTGAATTTCATAGTTCGCTTTTGTAATTTCCACAGGATAATTAGTACTTTCAGGATATTGATTAAGAAAAGTTAAAAGGATAAATGCTCCCAAACCAATAGCAGGAATGAAGAATGCGTATTTCTTGCTCCCAAAATGATCCGGCTTCCCTTGAAAATCAAAATGTGTAGGAATTTTTTCCGGAAGCTTTTTATATATTTTTAAAGTAAATATCCACAAAAGCAGAACCAATACTAAATTCAAAATATCAAAAACAGTAAAAATAATGCCTTCCATAACAGGTTTAAATAATGCTTCTAATTACTCTAAGTTTGTGAGTATGTTTATTCATTTCTTTATTAAAAATCCCACTAGAATCGAGTGTATCTATTCTCACTTTTCCGGAAGCATGAATGATTTTTTGATTGTCGAGCATAATTCCCACGTGAATAATTTTGCCTTCAGAATTTTCAAAAAAAGCTAAATCGCCCGGCTGGCTTTCTTCTACGAAACTCAACGCTTCACCTACTTCCGCCTGTTGATAAGTATCTCTGGGCATTTTTATATTGTGAATTTTAAAAACTAACTGTACAAAACCCGAACAGTCAACTGCAAAAAAACTTTTTCCACCCCACAAATATGGGATATTCAGGAATTCTTTTGCCGTTAAAGCAATACTTTCGCGCACATCATGACTTCTTCTTGATGCAACAGCCGGAAATTCCACTTCAGAGCCCATCGACAAAAGCGTTTTTCCCTCAAGCGTCATTACCGAAGAAAAATCTTCAGTAATCATCGTAACTTTTCTGCTGGCAAGATATTCTTCAGTGACAGGTTTTATTTGCTTGGTATCCATCCAGCCTTCATAGCCGTCGTAGTGCATTTTTATTTTCGTCCAGTTTTTATTTACTTCCAAAATATCTGCACTTTCACCATACAAAATTTCGGTAACGATTTCCGCTCTATCCGAATTTTCGGCACGAACAGGCGCAACGGTAACGATACAAATTCCTTTATCCATCAATTTATATTAAGGTTATAGGTTGAGGTTGAGGCTGAGAAAAATACGCTGTAAAATCTTAACCTTAAACTCAGCCTTATTTTATTTCCTTCTTAAGAAGTTTACTCCGTCACGCAAAGGTAGAATAAGATTTTCAAAATCTTCATCTTTTGCCGCCAAATCATTAAGCTCTTTAATGATCTGAGTCGATTTCTGCTTAGGATTTTCTTCTAAAACTTTCCCGTACCAAAGTACATTATCAAACAAAATTACTGAGCCCGATTTTGTTTTTGGTTTTATTAATCTGAAATATTCAGCATAATTTTCTTTGTCAGCATCAATAAAAATCAAATCAAAAATCTCATCGGTATTGCGCAGAAATTCTTTTGCATCCTGAATCTGAAAATCAATCTGATTTGAAAATTCACTTTCAGAGAAATACTTTCTTGGCAGATAAGCCAAATCTTCATTCACATCAAGTGTTGTAATCTTTCCGTCTGAAGACAGACCTTCTGCAAGACAAAGTGTGGCATATCCTGTAAAAGTTCCTATTTCTAAAACATTTTTAGGATTCACCATTTTGGAAATAATCGTTAAAAGTCTTCCCTGTTGATAACCGGAAATCATATGCGGCTGAGTGGTTTTCTGAAAAGTTTCTCTTCTTAATTTTTTAAGAATTTCAGGCTCGGAAGAAGCATGATTTTCCAGATATCGATCCATTTCGGGATTTTTTTCTTCAAAAAAACTCATTTTTTTTATTTGTTCAAATTTAATTAAAATAATTCTGTGTCTTAAATATAAACTCTCAAAAAATATCCGTGAAAATACGGATTGTTTTATTGGAGATACACTGATAACTTTGTGGTACTGCAAAATAGAGAAAGAGGTAAAAATACTCGAATGAAGATGATGAAAACAAATTTGTTACCCGCAAATGGCAAAGATTACACGATTACGAAGCCATCTGCAAGAAATAATTCCCGAAAAAGAAAACGCAGTTTTATCTTGAACCAGATTATAAAGCTTCTGAAAAAAGAAGATGTAGTTTGAAAACAAAAAAAATTCCGATAATCACTTATCGGAATTTTTAATTTAAATTTTATCTTATTACTTTTTAGGAGTAATATCCATTAATTTCATAAACTCATCCAGCTTAGGCATGATGATAATTTCAGTTCTTCTGTTTTCAGATCTTCCAGAAACACTCATGTTTGTAGCTTTAGGATTGTATTCGGAACGCCCTCCTGCCGTAATTCTTGCAGGATCTACCCCAAATTGAGTCTGTAATATTTTAGCGATTGCCGTTCCTCTCAATGCAGAAAGATCCCAGTTGTCTCTCGGTAAGTTTGCAGAGCTCAATGGCGCGTTATCTGTGTTACCTTCAATCAATACAGAATATTTATCGTAATCGTTGATTACTTTTGCCACTTTACCCAAAACTTCCTGAGCTGCAGGCAAAACATTGTAATCACCCGTTTTGTACAATAATTTATCTGACAATGAAATCATCACAACACCTTTAAGAACTTTTACCTGAACATCCTGATCAGCCATGTTATCCAAAGATCTCTTCAGCTTGTTTGATAAAGCTAAATTTAAACTGTCGTTTTTCGCATTTGCAGAAATCAATTGCTTGATATAAGAATTTGATGCGTTGATCTCACCAACCAATTTATCAATATTCGATGAGCTTTTTCCGGTATTTGAAAGACAAGCATCCAAAGATGATTTCAAAGCATCGTGTTGACTTTTTAATAAGTTATTTTCCGCCGTCAATGTAGAATTCTGACCTTTCAGATCCTGAATTTCACGTTGTCTCTCACCAATATTTTCAATACACTGTTTGTAGTTGCCACTTAGGGCATCATACTGCTTCTTACTTACACAAGATGTCATTCCTAACACCACTGCTGAAGCTACTAAAATTTTAAAAATCTTCATAAATAAACTTTTTAAACGATTTCAAAGGTAACAAAATTCATTTTAATAAATAGGATTATCTTTGTACAAAAGAAATTCTGAGCATTATGCTTACACAATCCGCATTCGAAAAACAGCTTCAAAATCTCATTCGATTATCAGATAACCCAACCTATCTTTTGGCGGTAAGCGGAGGCGCAGATTCTATCGTTTTGGCTTATCTGTTTAGTGAGTTAAGGAATGCAGAGATAAAATTTCAGATTGCACACATTAATTATAAACTTCGTGGCGAAGATTCTGATTCTGATCAGAAAGTAGTGGAAGATTTCTGCAAAAAGAATGATATTAAATTTCATTTATATGAAGTTTCCGAAAATGATAAGCAGCCAGAAAATTCTATTCAGCTTTGGGCTCGTGAACTTCGTTATCGGTTCTTCCGAGAAATTCAGGCAAAAGAAAATCTAGATTTTTTGGTAACCGCTCATCATCTGAATGATCAGTTGGAAACTTTTATTATTAATCTTTCAAAAGCTTCGGGCATTAATGGCTTAAGCGGAATTCCTGCAAATGAAAATAATATTTTAAGACCGTTGCTGAATTTTTCAAAAGACGAAATTTATCAATTTGCTAAAGAAAACAATATTGTATTCCGTGAAGATCTTTCCAATAAAAAAAATGATTATCTGAGAAATAAGATTAGGAATGAAATCGTCCCTAAACTTTCTGAAACCAACGGTCAGTTTTTAGAAAACTTTAAAAAAAGTATTTCGCATCTTAATCAAACTAAAAATTTTGTACACAAACAAATTGAGATCATAGAAAAAGACCTTTCTGTATTTAACAAAGAGCACAAAATTCTATCAAAAGAAAAGCTGGCTCAGGAAAGCGATTTCGTACAATTTGAGATTTTAAAAAAATACGGTTTTAAGCGAACGGAAGAAATTCAGAAAATTTTCTCAGCAGAAAACGGAAGCTCTTTTTTTTCAGAAGATTATCATTTAACAGTCGATAGAGAAGGTTTAATTTTAAAATTAAAAAACCTTTCACAAGAAATTGATCCTGAAATAATTTTACTTGAAAATTTTGATTCTCATCAAGATCAAATAATGATCGATCTAAAAAGTTATATTGATGAGAATCAGTCTTTCAATTGGGTTTTTGATACAGATAAACTTCATTTCCCTTTATATTTAAGGAAACAAAAAAATGGCGATGAATTTTACCCTTCAGGCTTTTCCGGAAAAAAGAAGGTTTCTAAGTTTTTCAGGGATGAAAAATTATCTGCTTTAGCTAAAGAAAAAATATGGGTTTTGTGCGACACCGAAGATCAGATCTTAGGAATCGTTCCGCTAAGACAAGATCGTAGATTTGAGGCAGAAGTCAACACACAAAAAACAACAACAGTACAATGGACAGAAGAACAACCAATTCTTTAGCCATAGAAGATTTCAAAAAAAACAGCAATGTAGCATTCGGTATATTGTACCAGAACTATTTTGTTTATGTAAAAAAATACATTCTTAATAACAAAGGAAAATCGGAGGATGCAGAAGATATTTTTCAGGATTCGCTGCTTATTCTTTACGAAAAACTACATAGCGATAATTTTGAAGCGTATACTTGTTTAGGTAATTACATTGTAGGAATTTCTAAGAACCTTTGGCTGAAAAGACTTAAAAACAGGAATTTTTACATAGAATTTCCGGATACTTATTTCATAGAAAACCAGCAGGAAATTAATTCTGCCATCGAAAACGAAAAATATTATTGGGAAAAGCTTACCGGATATATTAAAGCCATTTCTTCACATTGTCAAAATTTAATTCAGGATATTTTTGTGCAAAACAAAAGCATTGAAGAGATTCAGGATAAATATCAATACTCCAGCAAGCACAATGCGCAAAACCAAAAATACAAATGTATTGAGCAAATCAGAAAGATAAAAAACGACAACGCTCATTAAAATTTTCACACTGAAAATCAATTACTTATAAACAATCTTTCATAACACGGGTGATTTTTTACTTTTCCAAGGAACTTAAGTATAAATCTCATTTATGTTTAAAACAATTTTATACAGTGTATTTCTGTTACTGGGAATTGCTATTCAGGCGCAAAGTACAAAAGGAATTAATTTTCAAAAATTAAATCTCGAAGAAGCTAAAAATCTTGCCAAAAAAGAAAACAAGCTTATTTTCATCGATGTATATACGACTTGGTGCGGGCCTTGTAAACTCATGAAAAAAAATACTTTCACAGATAATAAAGTGGGAGAACTTTTCAATAAAAACTTTATCAGCCTGGCGGTGGATGCCGAAAAAGAAGGTATTGGTCTTGCAAAAGAATTCAAGATCGTCAATTATCCTTCGTTCCTGTTTTTAGATAAAGAAGGAAAATTAGTGCAATATGATTTTGGATATTACAATGCAACACAATTTTTGCAGATAGGAAGCAGTATTCTTCAAAAAAGAATGTCACAAAACGACACGAAGTCAATCGATCAGGTAAAAGGAAAAATGGTAGGCGAAAAAGTAGAAAATTTCACAGCGAAAGATCAATTGGGAAAATCATTTTCTTCATCTGCTCAAAAACAGAAGATCATTTTGGTTTTCATTCGCGGACAATGGTGCCCTTACTGCAACAAATACGTAAAAGAACTTCAGGATCTTTCTCCGGAACTGAAATCTAAAAACACAAGACTGGTCATCGTTTCTCCTGAAAAACCTGAATTCATACAGAAAACTATTGAAAAAACAGGAACGCCATACACCGTTTTATATGACGAAGATTATAAAATCGCACAAGCTTTTGATGTTTTATACACCCCAAATAAAGAGACTTTAGATTTTTATAATTCAAAAATAAAAAATGATTTTACAGAAAGTCGATCTGATCATTCCGGACGACTTCCGGTTTCTGCAACTTTCATTATTAATGAAAACAAAGAAATTTCCTGGAGACATTTTAATCCTGATTATAAAGAAAGAGCTTCCTTGGAAGATATCCTTAAACAACTATAAACTTTAGTTTAAAATAATTTAAATCTACACAAATGAAAAATCAATATTTCTACAGTTTTTGCTTTCTTTTGTTTGCAATGACTACAAGCTCATTACAAGCTCAAGGGTGCAGCGATTCCGGATTTTGTACCATAAACAGTTTAAAACCACATCAGAATGATTCTATTTCCTTGCAAAAAAATCAGTTGAAAATAGGTTTTTCTGTCGGGAAAGCCGATAACGACATTACCGCTTACGGTCAATACGCAGAATACAACAGACAAATAAATTCTAAGTTTGGCATCAATGCAAAAGTAACCGCTCTTTCACAAACGGGAAATGATATAAGTACTTTTGGGTTATCAGATGTTTATTTGAGTACGAATTATCGTTTAAATAAAAATGTAAGCTTTACTTTAGGCACAAAAATCCCTTTAACAGACGGAAATAAATCTAAAAACGGAAAAGCTTTACCAATGGATTATCAAGCCAGCTTAGGAACTTTTGATCTTATCGTTGGAGCAGGATATCAGATTAAAAAACTACAGTTGGTCGCTGCTTTACAACACCCATTGACTCAAAACAACAATCAGTTTGTTGTCGAAAATTATCCTGTAAATTCTCCGTTGAGGAGCTTTCAGACGACCAAAGACTTTAAGCGTAGTGGTGACGTTTTACTTAGAGTATCTTATCCTTTTAAAATTACAGACAAACTTCAGATTACTCCCGGCTTACTGAATATTTACCATCTTTCTAACGATCAATTTACTGATACGTTTGGAACAGAAAGAGAAATTGATGGTTCTGAAGGTTTAACGATTAACGGAAATCTATTTTTCGATTATAATCTGAATGAAACTCATGCTTTTCAACTCACTTTAGGAGCTCCATTTGTTATACGTGACGTAAGACCTGATGGTTTAACACGAAGTTTTATCGCCAATCTGGAATACAGTTTTAAGTTTTAAATCAAATCTTAGTAAAAAGCTTTATTTTTGTAGAATTCATTTAATTAAAAATACCTTTATCATATGCGGTCAAATGCTATTCTGAAAATCCTCACATTTACTTTTCTATTG from Chryseobacterium indoltheticum encodes the following:
- a CDS encoding leucine--tRNA ligase; translation: MFYDHQQIEKKWQKYWEDNQTYKTSDKTDKPKFYVLDMFPYPSGAGLHVGHPLGYIASDIYARYKRHQGFNVLHPVGYDSFGLPAEQYAIQTGTHPAITTEQNITRYEEQLRKIGFSFDWSREVRTSDASYYKWTQWIFIELFHSWYNKNTDKAESIKTLIKHFEEKGTVDLNANQNDELNFTSEEWKNASEIDKEDILLNYRLAYRAETTVNWCPALGTVLANDEVKDGKSERGGFPVFQKKMMQWSMRISAYSERLLQGLKTLDWPQPLKDSQEYWIGKSQGAQVKFNVDGHDEIVEVFTTRPDTIFGATFMVLAPENPLVETITTEEQKAEVDTYIEETSKKTERDRMSDVKNVSGAFTGSYAINPFSNEKMPIYISDYVLMGYGTGAVMAVPAHDERDHRFAKKFNLEIKKVVETEEDVQEKSFDSKTSVCVNSDFLNGLNYDEAKALIIDAIEKKGIGHGTTNYRQRDAIFSRQRYWGEPVPIYYKDGMPYTLPASALPLELPEVEKYLPTEDGDPPLGNSKTFAWDEANQKVVATDLVDDKTVFPLELSTMPGWAGSSWYFLRYMDPNNGEVFANKDLSDYWGQVDLYIGGSEHATGHLLYSRFWNMFLKDRGYINQDEPFQKLINQGMILGMSAFVYRFNYNSTTDNESKSVFISKNLVDNLVKGNNVDLLTNFISKNIGFNLKSNLILTKDSFQQIHVDVSLLKGTSDELDTDAFKSWRPDYADAEFILEDGKYITGREVEKMSKSKYNVVNPDDICEEYGADGLRLYEMFLGPLEQSKPWNTQGLSGVYGFLKKFWNLYFNGEVFEVSDEEPTKAEYKVLHTLIKKVVYDIENFSFNTSVSSFMIAVNELQKLKCNKRNILEPLAVIISPYAPHICEELWSLLGNKESSIEFQKFPILNEDYLVEDEIEYPVSVNGKMKFKIALPATLSAKEVEDLVLQNDKMGMLLEGKTPKKIIVVPKKIVNIVI
- a CDS encoding lipocalin family protein — translated: MKKLALFAGLSLLAFTGCNDDDAPEQVFPLVGTWSPTKEVRTQVPADGSGFSDEIVYTDCQKEGRWVFNENSSGKRTNKDMAGTITPTCSTTSERNFTYIYNASEKNFEIKYQGTVVSDKGKVTLLNAETLNLKIEDTTDPTIYKSTTYTFKRIAQ
- a CDS encoding glycosyltransferase family 2 protein, producing MPEVSIITPCYNSSLFLEETISSVMNQTFTDWEWLITDDQSTDKSVEIIQKHQDHRIKLIIAEKNGGAGHARNLSLQKASGRFITFLDADDFWEPNFLKEMVNFMKLENAEIAYANYARCDENLIPKLEDFKADKEVTFNNLLKTCRLSLLSSMYDSQRVGKEYFPEGSKREDHVMWLNLLKKIPSGKPLPKTMAKYRMHENSISRKKQNIIKDQYLVYKDFMRFSTLKSLYYTANWALNGFIKYSKIFN
- a CDS encoding deoxyuridine 5'-triphosphate nucleotidohydrolase encodes the protein MEYSKEFKAALSQLSPAEKDRLIFRLLRKDEILSKKLYFELIDEETVDQKRDAMEELIKEKVEYASKYISNQKYFIVLIRKISAQITEHVKVTTDKFGDISLNLLLINEILESNEKLSRQKFNDVYKLYLYMINKIVKALALTKKLDEDYWMEIDEYLSVAYNKITANIYLEKLFINNGIDFNWLNADRIPDHFDLIIKDIKNQGFLK
- a CDS encoding 3-deoxy-D-manno-octulosonic acid transferase; this encodes MAILYSIFVNLLIFGMKVLSLFNDKTKKGVEGRKQSLDIVKSLFSPSDKVLWMHAASLGEYEQGLPVLQKLTKNFPNHKILITFFSPSGYENVVKKKHLADAVCYLPFDKESTVKEFVSQFDCELFFTVKYDYWYNLLAELKRKNVKTFVISALFYERQSFFTTYGKWFVKQLKQNITWFFHQTQHSYVLAKNIGLLKSSVTGDTRFDRVKQLRLRDNHVDFVEEFISNKKTIVFGSSWQAEEKIAKMISEKNKDLKIIIAPHDLKRVENLKQIFPSAILYSELKSSPTLQSSDSQTLIIDSIGLLSKLYSYADVASVGGGFHEAGLHNILEAATFGVPVIFGNHYKKNPEADNLILAKGGKSFEDEKSAAYFVLDLFKNEKMLLEMSENAEQFVTKQPNSSELILQKILSF
- a CDS encoding DUF1648 domain-containing protein is translated as MEGIIFTVFDILNLVLVLLLWIFTLKIYKKLPEKIPTHFDFQGKPDHFGSKKYAFFIPAIGLGAFILLTFLNQYPESTNYPVEITKANYEIQYFIMILFVKWLLFLVLLLFLNIQDYTIRYSFNADSKARVPILLVLPVIFLSLMVAFISAYIYK
- a CDS encoding C40 family peptidase, yielding MDKGICIVTVAPVRAENSDRAEIVTEILYGESADILEVNKNWTKIKMHYDGYEGWMDTKQIKPVTEEYLASRKVTMITEDFSSVMTLEGKTLLSMGSEVEFPAVASRRSHDVRESIALTAKEFLNIPYLWGGKSFFAVDCSGFVQLVFKIHNIKMPRDTYQQAEVGEALSFVEESQPGDLAFFENSEGKIIHVGIMLDNQKIIHASGKVRIDTLDSSGIFNKEMNKHTHKLRVIRSII
- a CDS encoding O-methyltransferase — protein: MSFFEEKNPEMDRYLENHASSEPEILKKLRRETFQKTTQPHMISGYQQGRLLTIISKMVNPKNVLEIGTFTGYATLCLAEGLSSDGKITTLDVNEDLAYLPRKYFSESEFSNQIDFQIQDAKEFLRNTDEIFDLIFIDADKENYAEYFRLIKPKTKSGSVILFDNVLWYGKVLEENPKQKSTQIIKELNDLAAKDEDFENLILPLRDGVNFLRRK
- a CDS encoding OmpA family protein, which translates into the protein MKIFKILVASAVVLGMTSCVSKKQYDALSGNYKQCIENIGERQREIQDLKGQNSTLTAENNLLKSQHDALKSSLDACLSNTGKSSSNIDKLVGEINASNSYIKQLISANAKNDSLNLALSNKLKRSLDNMADQDVQVKVLKGVVMISLSDKLLYKTGDYNVLPAAQEVLGKVAKVINDYDKYSVLIEGNTDNAPLSSANLPRDNWDLSALRGTAIAKILQTQFGVDPARITAGGRSEYNPKATNMSVSGRSENRRTEIIIMPKLDEFMKLMDITPKK